DNA sequence from the Halococcus salsus genome:
GAGGGCGTCCTCGACGTTACCGGCTCTCTGGAGGCCGCCACCGACCACGGGATAGAGTGGGCGATCTACGAGCACGACGACCCCGACGACGCCATGGCGTCGGCCAGCCACGGTGCCGAGGTCCTGGGTCGGTTCTGAGTCGTCGGCGACCGACGTACCGCCGTCCAAGCCACCGTCTCGAACCCGAACGTTCTTCGGCCGACCCGCTGACTGCCAGCCATGGCGGAGCACGACCCGGAACCCGAGGCGAACGACGAGGACTCGAACATCGAGGTCATCGCGGCGTACGGTTCGGTCACGGGCGAGGGCCCGCTCTGGCACCCCGACGAACAGCGCCTCTACTGGGTCGACATCCCGGAAGGGAAGCTCTACCGCTACGACCCCGCCACCGACACCCACGAGCAGTGTTACGAGGGGCGTCCCATCGGCGGGTTCACGTTCGAGGCCGACGGCGCGTTGCTCCTGTTTCGGGATCAGGGGACGGTGACGCGCTGGGCGGACGGCGAGACGCGAACGGTCGTCGAGGAGATCCCCGACGAACGCGACACCCGGTTCAACGACGTCGTGGCCGACCCGGAGGGCCGTGTCTTCGCGGGCACGATGCCGACCGAAGACCGGCTGGGTCGGCTCTACCGCTTCGACCCCGACGGGAGCTACACGCTGGTCGAGGACGACCTCGATATCCCGAACGGGATGGACTTCACCCCCGACCGGACCGGGATGTACTTCTCGGTCTCCGAGGAGTACCGCGTCTATCGCTACGACTACGACGCGTCGAGCGGGCTGCTGGCGAACCGAACGACGTTCCTCGACCTCGACGGCCCCGCGATATCCGACGGGCTGACGGTGGACAGCGAGGGGTTCGTTTGGGTGGCCCGGTGGAACGGGGCCCGGGTCGAACGCTACGCCCCGGACGGCGAGCTCGTACGAACGATCGAGGTGCCCGCCGAGCGCCCGTCGAGCGTGGCGTTCGGCGGCCCGGAGTACGAGGACCTCTACATCACCTCGGCCCGCGGTGAGGGCATCGAGGAGTACGGCGACCTCGCGGGCGCGCTGTTCCGTACCCACCCCGAGGTCGGTGGTCGACCGGAGTTCCGCTCGCGGATCGCGACGGAGGAGTGAGGGTGGTTTCGGGGGATGATTTAATCCTCCCACGCCGAAGGAAGCTCATGAAACGATACGCGACCGACGTCCGCGACGGGGTGTTGTACGTCGAGACCGACGACGACTGGCTCGAAGTCGGTCCAATGGACGAAATTTGTTCCATAATGGGTGGCGAGACGTACACCATCGAGTACGACGAGCGCCAGCGGACGATGGACTGGCTCGACACCGATTCGGAGGGGCGGCTCACCTTCGACGTGCGAGAGACGATCGAGGGGATGGACTACAACGAGGCGTTCGTCGCGGAGCTCGCGGCGGTCGATGCGGACGCGACCGACACCGACGGACATCCGCTCCGGGCATCGGTGTTCGCCGACCTCATGACCTCTATCTGGGATTCGAAGGGCGCGCTCGAGAACGCGTAGAAACTGACCGCCGCTACGTCCCCCGTTCGACGACCGGACCGACGGAACAGAAACGAAACAGTATTTTGTACGTTATGGCTGTAGTGTGAGAAGTGGTCGCGATTCGCTCGCCGAAAACGTTCACCTACCTCCTTGCTGGAAGTGTCGCACTCATCGTCATCGGCGTCTACGCCGTGCGTGGTCAGATGACACAGATGGCGTGTATGTATCCGGCCCCCAGTCGGCAGGTCATGAGTTTGTTGGGGTTCGATTATCGAATCACGTCGGTCGGGATAGACAGTATCGGCTACTACGATGGCTGCAACTACGCGCGGGTCTCGACGATTAGTCTCCTACCGGAAGCGCTCGGTATCGTTTCGTTTCTGACCCTCGTGAGCTACCCAGCCACGAAGTCTCTCGAAGGGATCTATACTCGTCTGAACGGCGTTTTGATCGTGCTGGGGGCGCTCGGACTGCTGTTCACTTGGTCCGTCGGACTCGTTCCCGGATTTCTGTTGGTCGTTTTCCTCGGCTTCACGGCCGTCATGCGGTCGAAGTGGGGCGGACGAAACGAGACGGCTGGGGAATCGGCGTAAGTCAGTTCGAGAACTGCTGCCGGAAGTTGAGGAGAAACGAGCAGAGGTCAGATACGAGCGTCCCAGTACGTCGCCCACCAGATCGGAGGCTATCCCACTGTTCTGAGAGCGCTCGAACGGGGGTCGCCTGATGGCGGTCGTCGGACGCGTACCCTAACCGTTCGCGCCGGGATGAGATTCAGCGTCTTCCAGACCGGCTAACCTCGGAGCGGTGACACCTCGGACTGGCAGGCCATTCACGACGCGCAGGGCGACCTCGCTGCTGATCCGGAGTACCCGATGGTGTCGATGATCTCGGAGAGATAGAAAGACTTCCCGAGCCAGGGGTTGATGAACCCCAATTCGAGTCTAAGCGAGCTGCACTACTCCCAGGCAGGCTACAACCGGATGGGTGTCGAGGGAGCCGAACGGCTGGAGATGGGGCCCGTGAAACCACTCGCGCAGACGGCATAGTCACGCGCCCGCAGACGGGACGGGTGCTGTAGTCTAGGCCAGGCTTATTCGTCGACGTACCCGAGCGCGGCGAGCTGTTCGGCCATGCCTTCTTCCGAAGTGGCTTCGTCGGCGGATGCGAATCGCGGCTCATAGTTCCTTGAGTCCGTAGCAGTAGTTTCGGCCCACGGCACGAATCGGACCTGTGGGTCCAGTGACCCAACGTGATGATCATAACGGAGATACTCGCCGAACGCTTCACCGTGATCCGCCGTGATTGCCACTTTCTCGGCGTCGATATTATCGAGGAGAACTTCGATGCTGTCCAGAACGTATCGGAGCTCGTCAAGGTAGGCCCCGAACGCGACCTCGCGGGAGCCGCCCTGCATCAGATAGGCCGACGCATCGCTCTCGTAGAGGTATTGATCACGACCCTCCTCGAGCGTTTTTGCGACCCATCCAACGTGCGGCTGGATGTAGTGGAGAATCATACGGTCGCAGTCGGTGTTTCTGCCGACCGAGATGCCGCGGTCCGTAACATATCCTGGTGGTGTTGAGCCGTTCACGTGGCGTGGGAGGCCATCGCCCTCTTGCGGTTCGTACCGATGGGCGCGTTCGTAATATCCCAAGTCATGTTTGCGGAGTGTGTCGCTCCAATCGCCAGCAAAAAGGTGATCTTCGGGACCGTTCGTCGCCGTCCAGCGGCTCTTATCCATCCCATACTCGAAGATGAAATCTGCATAGGCGTTCGCGGTCACGTACGCGGTATCGCGTATCTTCTCGAGATAGGGTTCGCGGAAGGTGGAGGCAACCCACTCAGGAGTGGAACCTCCTACCGAGCACATTCGGTCTACATCGTTGACAAATGAGTATTCATCGGCGACCATCCGGAGTGCGTCTACACGGCACGCATCCATTACGATCAGAAGATCCCAGTCACGGGAGAAAACGTTCGTTCCGAGTAGACCTCTCGAAGAAAGGTTGACTGCGGTGGACCGCAAGAAAGGACGTTTGCCCGTTATGTGTCGAATTGCTTTCTTGGGATCGCGGGCACCCTTTACCGCGTATCCTACCTGAGATCTCAAGTCCATATTCTGGTTTTAGTTTCCGCGCACCTCTCTCATAAGTGTATTTCTTGGATCCAAGTAGATAGCTCCTCAGAAGGAGCCGAGTGGTTGGTGACGGGCCCGTGAAACCACTCGCGCAGACGGCCTGATCGCTTTCAATTCTCTGGCGAGGGTCGCCCGTCAGTAGCGACGCTGTATCCTTAACTGCCAGCGGATAAGCCTGGTTCTCACACAAAGCTTATCACATGTCACCCACACAAGACTTATTACAAAATCGGTAAGATTCGTTAGTGGATATGACATCCACTAACCCCTTCCGCGAGTCGGAAAATTCTCAGACCGTCGACGTCACGCGACGTCGGTTCCTAGCAGCTGGTGCGGCCGGGGTGGCGGGCGTCGGCGCGCTTGGCAGTCTCGGGAGTGCCGCGGCCGCTTCGGAGAAGCACCTGCTCACCATCCAAGGTACTGGCTCATCCACTACCTACTCGTTCACTGTCGGCGGCGATCTCGAGCAGGTCACGGCGGAAGGCGCGACGATCCAGGACAACGATAACATCGTGAGGCAGAGCGCCCACGGTGAGGTCAGCAACGGGAAGGACGCCTACACGTTCACCGGGCCGCTCTACTCGTTCGACTTCGACCAGTCAGGTGAAATCGACGTGGACCTCGATGGCGAACCTGCCTATGTCGGGGACCGACCCGATCACACGCTCCTCATCGAAGGGACGGGTCCATCCACGACGTACTCGTTTGGAGCCGATCAAATCATCGGAAAGAGCGACGCGTACGGGGCGAGTAAGAACTCCAGGGACCGGTTTAACATCTATGGGGCAGAGGG
Encoded proteins:
- a CDS encoding pre-peptidase; the encoded protein is MTSTNPFRESENSQTVDVTRRRFLAAGAAGVAGVGALGSLGSAAAASEKHLLTIQGTGSSTTYSFTVGGDLEQVTAEGATIQDNDNIVRQSAHGEVSNGKDAYTFTGPLYSFDFDQSGEIDVDLDGEPAYVGDRPDHTLLIEGTGPSTTYSFGADQIIGKSDAYGASKNSRDRFNIYGAEGEVSIGKDAYTFNGELQAFEFEGGAIEVTIDGKSAHVGQLPDQAMILFSEREYWDAEYEVTVSGSIREVLYEGQSGQRQSISERTISGWVWGGAADKFTYDGEIESFTTNDPDELEAYSNYEKLY
- a CDS encoding SMP-30/gluconolactonase/LRE family protein, whose product is MAEHDPEPEANDEDSNIEVIAAYGSVTGEGPLWHPDEQRLYWVDIPEGKLYRYDPATDTHEQCYEGRPIGGFTFEADGALLLFRDQGTVTRWADGETRTVVEEIPDERDTRFNDVVADPEGRVFAGTMPTEDRLGRLYRFDPDGSYTLVEDDLDIPNGMDFTPDRTGMYFSVSEEYRVYRYDYDASSGLLANRTTFLDLDGPAISDGLTVDSEGFVWVARWNGARVERYAPDGELVRTIEVPAERPSSVAFGGPEYEDLYITSARGEGIEEYGDLAGALFRTHPEVGGRPEFRSRIATEE